TTCACGATGGAACGTCCGAAAAATAATCACAGTACTTCTTTAATGCAGCGGGAAAGACGATATATCCGCATTGACAATAAAATTTGTTTTCTGGATGAGAATTATTACGAGAAAGTTTTTTGTAAAGACGCAAATTGCTTATGGCCGAAAATATTTACGGTCGTGATAATAATTTCAATTATTGCTCTGATTGGGCTGTTGTAGTTTTCTTGTATTCATTCAGTCGGACTATGGTTAATTCTTTTCACGCAATTATAGGTCGTATGCCTGTCAGGCGAAATTGAAGTAAATAATGAATCACACATTGATAAAATTATGGTCGCACTGAATCAATCGTGAACGCTGATACCAGCCAATAAAAATAGAATAGTAAAAACAAATAAAATGAAAACAAAATTACTAAAGCAGATTATTTCAGTCACCACATTGCTGATACTAGGTATTTGCATGATGATTACGGCAACCGGGCAAACAACTAAAACTGCCTCCTCCGGGAACTGGAGCTCCTCCTCAACCTGGAGCCCAGCAGGCGTGCCTGCAGCAGGTGATTTTATTGTTATTCCAAATGCTGTAAATCTGGCCGCGAATGTTACAACAACATGCGCATCCATCACATTTACCGGTGCATCTTGTGGAATGACAGTAAATTCCGGAATCACTCTTTCAGTGACGGGCGCAGTTACTTTGATGGCTTATGCCGGAGCAACAAACACCGCATGCACTATCAGCGGTGCCGGTAAACTGAATGCCGGTACAGTAAATGCGGGAGTTTCCGGACTTGTTTCAAACGACGGCAGCACAAACACACTAACAATAAATGTTTCAGAACTCGATATTGCAGGAGACCTCAATATTTATAATAATGATCAGGGAAGTGCAAAAGCTAATATCCCGACTGTGAATATCAACTCACCATGTGCTCTTTCGCTCAGTAAGATTAATATGATACAGACAGGGGCCGGGTCTGCAGGGAGCAGGAAAATCTATTTTAATACAGCAGCGGGTTCAACCATCAATCTTAATGGCGGCCCGGATCCAATCATCATTAGCAGTTCTGTTTCCTTAAAAACGTCTCATGTAGTGCTGACATTAAATAGTTCAACATTCAATTATAATTCATCCGTTACGGGTCAGACTATTCCTTTAAGTCTGGCAAACAGCGGCACCGGCGGCACATCAAATGCAATACTGCTCAATTATGGCAATTTATCCGTTAATAACACAAGCAGCGCCGGAGCAACATTGGGTGCTGCCATTAGTGCAACCAATGTAACCGGCAATCTCAGAATTCAATCCGGCACTCTGAATAACGGCGGGTTCGCCATGGGGCTGGCTTCATCAAAAACTTTTGAAGTACTGGATAATGCCACGTTAAATCTTACGGGTACATCCGGTATGGTGTCCGGCACGTCCCTGACCAAAATATTTGGCGCAACGAGCATTATTAAATACTCAGGAGGCAATCAGACTGTTGCTGCGGAAAACTACGGCAACTTAGTTTTGAGTGGCAACGGCACAAAAACATTTTCCGCTGTTACTGCGATTTCAGGTGGACTTTACATCAGCGGTTCAGCGATTGCAAAATTCCCCAACAGTACCAATAGTAGTGCGAATACGCTTTCATTCGAAGGAATTTATCAAAGTCCGGGAACCTGGGGCGGAACCGGCTCCGGTGCCACGAATATCAACACAACCTATTTTTCACCCACAACCAACGGAAAAATCACGATAGCGTCAAATCCTTGTTCAAATCAGGCATGGCTTGGTGTCGGCTCAGACTGGAATACGCCCTCAAACTGGTCGGGCGGATGCGTTCCTTCAGCTACTACCGTTATTACTATACCTGCCGGATTATCAGCTTATCCTGTTATCGGGAGTTCAAACGGAATTTGCAAATCAATTACAGATATTGCCGGTGGGACAATTTCAGGCAACGGGTTCCTTACTATTGTTGGGAATACCGGAGTTGCGATTGGAAATGTTTCGGGGACTGTCACAATAGCCTGTGCAGTGGTTATGCCTGCAAGCTCTTCAATTACCGTTTCCGGTGAGTTGACAATTTCAGGTGTAATAAGCGGTGTGGCAACCGGCTTAGTAAAAAATGGTTCGGGAACACTTGTACTTTCCGGAAGCAATTCTTACAATGGCACCACAACCATTGCTGAGGGTATTTTGGATATCCGAAATTCAAACGCACTGGGTACCACCGTTAGTGGTACTTTAGTTAATAATGGCGCCAGTCTCAAATTGAATAACAATATTAATGTCGGTGCAGAAGCATTATCACTCAGCGGCATTGGAGTCGGCGCCATGGGAGCGCTCAACAACCAGAGTGGTGACAACTCATGGGGTGGATCAATTTCGTTATCAGGTCTTACAGATGTTAGGATTCAATCAGAATCCGGAGGAACACTGAATCTAAGTGCCACAAATGCTATTGTTACAGGCTCAACACCATTATATATTGAAGGAGATGGCAATACGAATATTTCCGGAATAATTTCCGGATCAGGTTCATTGCGTAAAGGTGGAAATTCAGGAATATTAAGGCTGCAGGGTGCCAATACCTATACCGGGAAGACAATGATACAGGCCGGTGTCGTGGTAGTTAACTCCTTAAATAAAATATTGAATGGGGTGGCAGGCAGCAGTCTCGGAGCTCCAACGACTGTTGAAAACGGGACGATTACCTTAGGCCGTTCAGATTGGAATGTTCCCTGTGAATTGAGATACACAGGTTCGGGAGAATCAACAGATAGAATAATCGACCTGTCCAACGGAACCGGCGATTGTGTGATTGATGCATCGGGTACCGGAGCACTGGTTTTTTTATCTGCCTTCGCGGCAAGCGGAGCCGGCAGTAAAAACCTAATTCTTAAAGGCAGCAACACCGACGGAAACCAGATATGCAATTCAATTATCGATAACTCAACCTCCATGATGACTGCCGTAGTTAAAACCGGAACAGGAACATGGGCGCTTTCTGGTGTCAATACATATTCAGGAGGCACTTCACTTCATGAAGGCACACTTAATATAAACAGCTCACGGGCACTGGGAAGTATATCGGGCATGCTCTCTATATATGGAGGCACTATTGACAATACATCTGGTGGTTCAGTTACTACTGTAAACTACCCTCAAGTGTGGAATGGCGACTTCACCTGCGGGCAAAGCAATAATCTCAACCTTGGTAATGGTAACGTAGTGTTGAACGCAAATTGCCGGATAACTGTTTTATCAAAATCGATTATTATCGGTGGCGTAATTGAAGGAGCTGACTATAATCTGACGAAAGCAGGGGGCGGAGCGCTTTGTTTCGGCAGCCATAATGTGTCGTTTAAGAATATCACCATCAGCGAAGGTGAGCTTATTGCAACATCCGGTACTCTGTATATTGGAGGCGATTTTTCAAACAGCGGTACATTTTCCCATAATAGCGGTAATGTTTGTTTTAATGGCATTGCTGCTCAAAATATTTTAACCGGAGGAGGCAGGTTTTATAATGTCACTTTTAATAACAGTTCTTCAACAGCGCCGGTTATCCATATATCCGATGGTTTGGAAGTTACTAATTCTGCTGCTTTCATTCACGGAATAGTTAACTGTACAAGTACAGGCTCGCTTACATTTGGAACTGCTGCAACTTCAAATGGAGGTACGGCAACAAGTTTTGTTGATGGTCCTGTGCACAAAACCGGAGGCGTAAGTTCACCGGCATTTGAATTTCCGATTGGCAATAATTCAAAGTGGGCACGTCTCAAAATAGATACACCTACCGATATTGCAACGTTTACTGCTCAGTACCATTCCACGGCATATACCAACACAAGTTCTGTATCAACAATCGGAGCACTTAATCATGTCAGCACTGTGGAATACTGGACGCTCGACCGAACAGGTGCAGGAGAAGTGAAAGTGACTTTATGCTGGGAGGATGCCATCAGAAGCGGGATATATAATTGCTCTACCGGCGACTTGCGAATTGCCCATTGGAATGGTACAGCCTGGGAAAACAATAATGATGCGATAACTACAAGCGGTTGCTGTGGTGGCTCTAATCAGGCCGGCTCTATTTCTACGGTGTCAAAAGTGAATTCGTACAGTCCTTTTACGTTTGGCTCAAAATCGTCGAATCTCAACCCATTGCCTGTTGACTTGCTTTCATTTACTGCCTATTGCGATAATCAAAGCGTGAATATTGAGTGGAGTACCGCTACCGAAACAGACAATGATTTTTTTACAATTGAACGAAGTTATAATGCATTTACATGGGAGTTTTTAGAAAATGTAAAGGGGGCAGGGAATAGCGCCGAGCTCCGGAAGTATAATGCAACTGATGAAAATCCGAAAGATGGAATTTCCTACTACCGGCTGAAACAAACCGATTATAATGGACAATACAAATATTCCAATCCTGTTTCGGCAGAATGCAGTAAAAATAACACCTGCATTT
This is a stretch of genomic DNA from Bacteroidota bacterium. It encodes these proteins:
- a CDS encoding autotransporter-associated beta strand repeat-containing protein; protein product: MKTKLLKQIISVTTLLILGICMMITATGQTTKTASSGNWSSSSTWSPAGVPAAGDFIVIPNAVNLAANVTTTCASITFTGASCGMTVNSGITLSVTGAVTLMAYAGATNTACTISGAGKLNAGTVNAGVSGLVSNDGSTNTLTINVSELDIAGDLNIYNNDQGSAKANIPTVNINSPCALSLSKINMIQTGAGSAGSRKIYFNTAAGSTINLNGGPDPIIISSSVSLKTSHVVLTLNSSTFNYNSSVTGQTIPLSLANSGTGGTSNAILLNYGNLSVNNTSSAGATLGAAISATNVTGNLRIQSGTLNNGGFAMGLASSKTFEVLDNATLNLTGTSGMVSGTSLTKIFGATSIIKYSGGNQTVAAENYGNLVLSGNGTKTFSAVTAISGGLYISGSAIAKFPNSTNSSANTLSFEGIYQSPGTWGGTGSGATNINTTYFSPTTNGKITIASNPCSNQAWLGVGSDWNTPSNWSGGCVPSATTVITIPAGLSAYPVIGSSNGICKSITDIAGGTISGNGFLTIVGNTGVAIGNVSGTVTIACAVVMPASSSITVSGELTISGVISGVATGLVKNGSGTLVLSGSNSYNGTTTIAEGILDIRNSNALGTTVSGTLVNNGASLKLNNNINVGAEALSLSGIGVGAMGALNNQSGDNSWGGSISLSGLTDVRIQSESGGTLNLSATNAIVTGSTPLYIEGDGNTNISGIISGSGSLRKGGNSGILRLQGANTYTGKTMIQAGVVVVNSLNKILNGVAGSSLGAPTTVENGTITLGRSDWNVPCELRYTGSGESTDRIIDLSNGTGDCVIDASGTGALVFLSAFAASGAGSKNLILKGSNTDGNQICNSIIDNSTSMMTAVVKTGTGTWALSGVNTYSGGTSLHEGTLNINSSRALGSISGMLSIYGGTIDNTSGGSVTTVNYPQVWNGDFTCGQSNNLNLGNGNVVLNANCRITVLSKSIIIGGVIEGADYNLTKAGGGALCFGSHNVSFKNITISEGELIATSGTLYIGGDFSNSGTFSHNSGNVCFNGIAAQNILTGGGRFYNVTFNNSSSTAPVIHISDGLEVTNSAAFIHGIVNCTSTGSLTFGTAATSNGGTATSFVDGPVHKTGGVSSPAFEFPIGNNSKWARLKIDTPTDIATFTAQYHSTAYTNTSSVSTIGALNHVSTVEYWTLDRTGAGEVKVTLCWEDAIRSGIYNCSTGDLRIAHWNGTAWENNNDAITTSGCCGGSNQAGSISTVSKVNSYSPFTFGSKSSNLNPLPVDLLSFTAYCDNQSVNIEWSTATETDNDFFTIERSYNAFTWEFLENVKGAGNSAELRKYNATDENPKDGISYYRLKQTDYNGQYKYSNPVSAECSKNNTCIFPNPSNGKFSIMFDVDDLSFIITNPLGQIILNEVIDNRLVDVDISNMPAGYYLVRTISSDKTVFSKILIK